A region from the Janthinobacterium agaricidamnosum genome encodes:
- the argB gene encoding acetylglutamate kinase, whose product MNDDLTAVSPQIKAQILAEALPYIRNFHGKTIVIKYGGNAMTDERLKHGFARDVILLKLVGMNPVVVHGGGPQIDNALKKIGKQGTFVQGMRITDEETMEVVEWVLGGEVQQDIVMLINHYGGQAVGLTGKDGGLIRARKMQMPDREHPGEFLDIGFVGEIDAINPAVVKALQDDAFIPIISPIGFGQDGQAYNINADVVAGKIAEILKAEKLIMMTNIAGVQDKQGNLVTDLSAREIDEMFADGTISGGMLPKISSALDAAKSGVNTVHIIDGRIEHSLLLEVLTEQAFGTMIRSH is encoded by the coding sequence ATGAATGACGACTTGACGGCGGTGTCGCCGCAAATCAAGGCGCAGATTCTGGCCGAGGCCCTCCCTTACATCCGCAATTTCCACGGCAAGACCATCGTCATCAAATACGGTGGCAATGCCATGACGGACGAACGCCTGAAGCACGGCTTCGCGCGCGACGTCATCCTGCTCAAGCTGGTCGGCATGAACCCGGTCGTGGTGCACGGCGGCGGACCGCAGATCGACAACGCGCTGAAAAAAATCGGCAAGCAGGGCACCTTCGTGCAAGGCATGCGCATCACCGATGAAGAAACCATGGAAGTGGTGGAGTGGGTGCTGGGCGGCGAAGTGCAGCAGGATATCGTCATGCTGATCAACCATTACGGCGGCCAGGCTGTCGGCCTGACGGGCAAGGATGGCGGCTTGATCCGCGCGCGCAAGATGCAGATGCCGGACCGCGAACATCCGGGCGAATTCCTCGACATCGGCTTTGTGGGCGAGATCGACGCGATCAACCCGGCCGTCGTCAAGGCGCTGCAGGACGACGCCTTCATTCCCATCATCTCGCCGATCGGTTTCGGCCAGGACGGCCAGGCCTACAACATCAACGCCGATGTGGTGGCGGGCAAGATCGCGGAAATCCTGAAAGCGGAAAAGCTGATCATGATGACCAACATCGCCGGCGTCCAGGACAAGCAGGGTAACCTGGTGACCGACCTGTCCGCGCGTGAAATCGACGAGATGTTCGCCGATGGCACGATCTCGGGCGGCATGCTGCCGAAGATCTCGTCCGCGCTCGACGCCGCCAAGTCCGGCGTGAACACGGTGCACATCATCGACGGCCGCATCGAACACTCATTATTGCTGGAAGTGTTGACCGAGCAGGCTTTTGGTACTATGATCCGTTCGCACTAA
- a CDS encoding response regulator — translation MRFRDISIGVRINAGYAMLIVLMLVVIVLSGSRIYAIRAETDDILQRDWVAAKATSKIHGLAREAATRIGNLPNQHERALRQANQARLEAIKQGIDEQVRILDGLDARPEERRLLEQMHLARAEYYGSLKTMFELVERGEDARAEQAMQTQTLPMLEKVLLYVGQLDDLQQQLIRDSAARIRNDIDTSLLLMGGIGLAALLTGLAFAWSARSITRPLGEAVAIATRVANGDFSSVIEVTSRDETGELLQALKNMSTSLAVEQDLRHAVEVAEDATKMKSDFLANMSHEIRTPMNGIIGMTHLALQTELTSTQRNYLEKVESASKNLLAIIDDILDFSKIEAGKMAFERVDFFLEDVLAQIADLSVMRAQDKGLELLFDIAPDVPNALQGDPLRLGQVLINLTNNAIKFTDKGEIVVTIRLQQLEEHAAVLRVDVRDTGIGLTPPQRSKLFQAFTQADTSTTRHHGGTGLGLTISKRLVEMMEGEIDLVSEAGVGSTFFFTARFGLAAVPRDNLPQLQHQQQFQGLRVLVVDDNPSAREIFVSMLAALGFEARAVSGGVLAIGAVAQARAEGRPYGLVLMDWKMPGMNGLDTLAGIRADAAGIDATPACIMVTAFHREALLEAARQRDLPLDGILNKPVSASTLLDQISFVFGGVTGQSRKTQRQSSYRDDERALRGAWLLLVEDNEVNQEVAQHILNDAGIRVDIAGNGAIALAKIEENAYDGVLMDCQMPVMDGYQATRKLRQDPRYSNLPVIAMTANAMVGDKEKCLDAGMNDFIAKPIDVAQLFGTLARWIAPAAPQAMTSVAAQPEAELPVIAGLKMTDAMRRVGGNAALMRKLLDRFVETQFDAMQRIVAAIENNQLETAIREAHTLKGLAGNIGAGGLADSAARVEHLLSLGSHDGLPQALAACTLALDELVPKIVLAMQSRGNTAEAGGAVVAHVAPVDRAYLEAGLRELSQLLQQDDAQAVKHLDGIGPVLVAAGQAEHARQLKRMLGQYDFEGALAQLGEVADALELTL, via the coding sequence ATGCGCTTCAGGGATATCAGTATCGGCGTGCGCATCAATGCCGGTTATGCCATGTTGATTGTGCTGATGCTGGTCGTCATCGTCCTTTCCGGCAGCCGCATCTACGCCATCCGCGCCGAGACCGACGATATCCTGCAGCGCGACTGGGTCGCCGCCAAGGCCACCAGCAAGATCCACGGGCTGGCGCGCGAGGCGGCCACGCGCATCGGCAATCTGCCGAACCAGCACGAGCGGGCGCTGCGCCAGGCGAACCAGGCTCGCCTGGAAGCGATCAAGCAAGGCATCGATGAGCAGGTGCGCATTCTCGACGGTCTCGATGCGCGGCCCGAGGAACGGCGCCTGCTGGAACAGATGCACCTGGCGCGCGCCGAGTACTACGGCTCGCTCAAGACGATGTTCGAACTGGTCGAGCGCGGCGAGGATGCTCGCGCCGAGCAGGCCATGCAGACGCAGACCTTGCCGATGCTGGAAAAAGTGCTGCTGTACGTGGGCCAGCTCGACGATTTGCAGCAACAGCTGATCCGCGACAGCGCGGCCAGGATACGCAACGACATCGACACTTCGCTGCTGCTGATGGGCGGCATCGGCCTGGCGGCCCTGCTGACGGGCCTGGCCTTTGCCTGGTCGGCGCGCTCGATCACGCGTCCGCTGGGCGAGGCGGTGGCGATCGCCACGCGCGTGGCCAATGGCGACTTCAGTTCCGTCATCGAGGTGACGTCGCGCGACGAGACGGGCGAATTGCTGCAGGCGCTCAAGAACATGAGCACCAGCCTGGCCGTCGAGCAGGACCTGCGCCACGCCGTCGAAGTGGCCGAGGATGCGACCAAGATGAAGTCGGACTTCCTGGCCAATATGTCGCACGAAATCCGCACGCCGATGAACGGCATCATCGGCATGACCCATCTGGCGCTGCAGACGGAGCTCACGTCGACCCAGCGCAACTACCTGGAGAAGGTGGAATCGGCTTCGAAGAACCTGCTGGCCATCATCGACGACATCCTCGATTTCTCGAAGATCGAGGCGGGCAAGATGGCCTTTGAAAGAGTCGATTTCTTCCTCGAGGACGTGCTGGCGCAGATCGCCGACCTGTCCGTGATGCGCGCGCAGGACAAGGGGCTCGAACTGCTGTTCGACATCGCCCCCGACGTGCCGAACGCCTTGCAGGGCGACCCGCTGCGCCTGGGCCAGGTGCTGATCAACCTGACCAACAACGCGATCAAGTTTACGGACAAGGGCGAGATCGTCGTCACCATCCGCCTGCAGCAGCTGGAAGAGCATGCGGCCGTGCTGCGCGTCGACGTGCGCGATACGGGCATCGGCCTGACGCCGCCCCAGCGCAGCAAATTGTTCCAGGCCTTTACCCAGGCCGACACCTCCACCACGCGCCACCATGGCGGTACCGGCCTGGGACTGACCATCAGCAAACGCCTGGTGGAAATGATGGAAGGCGAGATCGACCTGGTCAGCGAAGCGGGCGTGGGCAGCACCTTTTTCTTCACGGCCCGCTTCGGCCTGGCCGCCGTGCCGCGCGATAATCTGCCGCAGTTGCAACATCAACAGCAGTTCCAGGGCCTGCGCGTGCTGGTGGTCGATGACAACCCCAGCGCGCGTGAAATCTTCGTCAGCATGCTGGCGGCGCTGGGCTTCGAGGCGCGTGCCGTGTCTGGCGGCGTGCTGGCCATCGGCGCCGTGGCGCAGGCGCGCGCCGAGGGGCGTCCGTACGGACTGGTGCTGATGGACTGGAAAATGCCGGGCATGAACGGCCTCGATACCCTGGCCGGCATCCGTGCCGATGCCGCCGGCATCGATGCGACGCCGGCCTGCATCATGGTCACGGCCTTCCATCGCGAAGCGCTGCTGGAGGCGGCGCGTCAGCGCGATTTGCCGCTCGACGGGATATTGAACAAGCCGGTCAGCGCCTCGACCCTGCTCGACCAGATATCGTTCGTGTTTGGCGGCGTGACGGGACAGAGCCGCAAGACGCAGCGCCAGAGCAGCTACCGCGACGACGAGCGCGCCCTGCGCGGCGCCTGGCTGCTGCTGGTCGAGGATAATGAAGTGAACCAGGAAGTGGCGCAGCATATTCTCAACGACGCCGGCATCCGCGTCGACATCGCGGGCAATGGCGCCATCGCGCTGGCGAAGATCGAGGAAAACGCCTATGACGGCGTGCTGATGGATTGCCAGATGCCGGTGATGGATGGCTACCAGGCGACGCGCAAGCTGCGCCAGGACCCCCGTTATTCGAATTTGCCCGTGATCGCCATGACGGCCAATGCCATGGTCGGCGACAAGGAAAAATGCCTGGACGCCGGCATGAACGATTTCATCGCCAAGCCGATCGACGTGGCGCAGCTGTTCGGCACCCTGGCGCGCTGGATCGCGCCGGCCGCGCCGCAGGCAATGACGTCGGTAGCGGCGCAGCCGGAAGCGGAGCTGCCCGTGATCGCCGGCCTGAAAATGACGGACGCCATGCGCCGCGTGGGCGGCAATGCCGCTTTGATGCGAAAATTGCTGGACCGTTTTGTGGAAACCCAGTTCGACGCCATGCAGCGCATCGTTGCCGCCATCGAGAACAACCAGCTCGAGACGGCGATCCGCGAAGCGCATACCCTGAAGGGCCTGGCCGGCAATATCGGCGCCGGCGGCCTGGCCGACAGCGCCGCGCGGGTCGAGCACTTGCTCAGCCTGGGTTCGCACGACGGTTTGCCGCAGGCGCTGGCCGCCTGCACCCTGGCGCTCGACGAACTGGTGCCGAAGATTGTGCTGGCCATGCAGTCGCGCGGCAATACGGCCGAAGCGGGCGGCGCGGTGGTGGCGCACGTGGCGCCGGTGGACCGGGCATACCTGGAAGCAGGCTTGCGCGAATTGTCGCAGCTGCTGCAGCAGGACGATGCGCAGGCCGTCAAGCACCTCGACGGCATCGGTCCCGTGCTGGTCGCGGCGGGGCAGGCGGAACATGCGCGCCAGTTGAAGCGCATGCTGGGACAATACGATTTCGAAGGTGCGCTGGCGCAGCTGGGCGAGGTGGCCGATGCGCTGGAGTTGACACTGTGA
- a CDS encoding pyrimidine 5'-nucleotidase, giving the protein MPVSHLNRSSPVWLFDLDNTLHNASHAIFPTITANMNTYIARVLGDGVTPADDAIVNAARAAYWRRYGATLLGMVKHHQVQAAHFLHETHAFDDLRAMIRAERGLGALLKRLPGRKILLTNAPLRYSSDVMRHLGLRRHFSHHVAIEAMQVHRQLRPKPSTLMLRKLMRKHQIRPGRCILVEDTLANLKGAKRLGLRTAWVTQYLKMADPIGVAKLPKALNRPAYVDVKVKSVRHLARRLHRLR; this is encoded by the coding sequence GTGCCTGTGTCCCATCTTAACCGCTCGTCGCCGGTCTGGCTGTTTGACCTCGACAACACGCTGCACAATGCCTCGCACGCCATCTTCCCCACCATCACGGCCAATATGAACACGTATATTGCCCGCGTACTGGGCGACGGCGTGACGCCGGCCGACGACGCCATCGTCAATGCGGCGCGCGCGGCCTACTGGCGCCGCTATGGCGCCACCTTGCTGGGCATGGTCAAGCACCATCAGGTGCAGGCCGCGCATTTTTTGCACGAGACGCACGCCTTCGACGATTTGCGCGCCATGATACGCGCCGAGCGGGGACTGGGGGCTTTACTCAAACGCCTGCCTGGCCGTAAAATTTTACTCACCAACGCGCCGCTGCGCTATTCGAGCGACGTGATGCGCCACCTGGGACTGCGCCGGCACTTTTCACACCACGTCGCCATCGAGGCGATGCAGGTGCACCGCCAGTTGCGGCCCAAGCCATCGACGCTGATGCTGCGCAAACTGATGCGCAAGCACCAGATCCGCCCTGGCCGCTGCATCCTGGTGGAAGACACCCTCGCCAACCTGAAGGGCGCAAAAAGACTGGGCCTGCGCACGGCCTGGGTCACGCAATACCTGAAAATGGCCGACCCGATCGGCGTGGCGAAGTTGCCCAAGGCGTTAAATCGCCCCGCTTACGTCGATGTCAAAGTAAAATCTGTCCGGCATTTGGCACGCCGCCTTCACCGTCTGCGTTGA
- a CDS encoding TraB/GumN family protein, which produces MLPLQAAFADASPVAQNRGALFKVQDAAHTLYLFGTIHVGAPDFYPLEPTVTQALHRAGALALEIDPGADPRKAVSAVLKYGMEAPGSKVPADCRQTLAPRLAPLLQKYGIPAESVAPMKPWMLASVLAIGEFSTLGYRSDLAVDNYLSQQAKARKIPVVELESMEGQMALFGAMSPFEQCRFLEDGVASIEDQEQSQEAREIADAWRNADAAAFDKLAAKAATDPSFAAQFVQKVLLDGRNPALADGIAKLLAREKHSLAAIGVLHLVGEKSVPDLLRQKGLKVERVY; this is translated from the coding sequence TTGCTGCCGTTGCAGGCGGCCTTCGCCGACGCGTCGCCCGTGGCGCAAAACCGCGGCGCGCTGTTCAAGGTGCAGGACGCGGCCCACACCCTGTATCTGTTCGGCACCATCCATGTCGGCGCGCCCGATTTTTACCCGCTCGAGCCGACAGTAACGCAGGCGCTGCACCGGGCCGGGGCGCTGGCGCTGGAGATCGACCCCGGCGCCGATCCGCGCAAGGCTGTGAGCGCCGTGCTGAAATACGGCATGGAGGCGCCGGGCAGCAAAGTGCCGGCCGACTGCCGCCAGACCCTGGCCCCGCGCCTGGCGCCGCTGTTGCAAAAATACGGCATTCCGGCCGAATCGGTGGCGCCGATGAAGCCATGGATGCTCGCCAGCGTGCTGGCCATCGGCGAATTTTCCACCCTCGGTTACCGCTCCGACCTGGCCGTCGACAATTATCTGTCGCAACAGGCCAAGGCGCGCAAGATCCCCGTGGTGGAACTCGAATCGATGGAAGGCCAGATGGCGCTGTTTGGCGCGATGTCGCCGTTTGAGCAGTGCCGCTTCCTGGAAGACGGCGTGGCGTCGATCGAGGATCAGGAACAAAGCCAGGAAGCGCGCGAGATCGCCGACGCCTGGCGCAACGCCGACGCGGCCGCCTTCGACAAGCTGGCGGCAAAGGCAGCGACGGACCCCTCGTTCGCCGCGCAGTTCGTGCAAAAGGTGTTGCTGGACGGCCGCAACCCGGCCCTGGCCGACGGCATAGCCAAACTCCTGGCGCGCGAAAAGCACAGCCTGGCCGCCATCGGCGTGCTGCACCTGGTCGGAGAAAAAAGCGTGCCGGATTTACTGCGTCAGAAGGGCTTGAAGGTCGAGCGGGTGTATTGA
- the pabB gene encoding aminodeoxychorismate synthase component I, producing the protein MHTDCFALLDDASTPGAASRLYTGLTAVLRCSEGEQWPALLEGLQAALERGQYAVSVCSYELGAHLLAMPPRAADPGAPPLAQVLVFEHCTQLSQDEVLQWLAARTPAAETPAGIAGIRANVDPAEFTRALQRIHDYIVAGDTYQVNYTYRLRFDAFGSPLALYARLRERQPVPYGALVMLPDGGALLSLSPELFVRHAQGELTARPMKGTAPAAPPEQTDENARRAAVLANDPKNRAENLMIVDLLRNDIGRIAATGSVKVPALFQVSRYSSVLQMTSTVQARLRDDASLADIFQALYPCGSITGAPKRRTMEIIAELEPAPRGIYTGAIGWFDPPAIGAAHPVGDFCMSVPIRTLALQPAGPDGLRRGEMGVGAGIVLDSDPHEEFAECQLKARFLTGLSNDFELFETLHASRAGGCRQQERHLARLAASCAYFGFAWDADVARAALQAACAARPDDAPFRLRLALRQDGQFTTQSGALSPLPETVNILLAPDATNADDLFLRHKSSVRARYDAAWRAAEAQGSFDMLFFNERGELTEGGRSNVFVRLDGRWHTPPLSCGLLPGVQRAAMLADPAWNAQETIITRAMLARAEAIVVCNALRGAMPAALI; encoded by the coding sequence ATGCATACCGATTGTTTCGCCCTGCTCGACGACGCCAGCACGCCCGGCGCCGCATCGCGCCTGTACACGGGCCTGACGGCGGTCTTGCGGTGCAGCGAGGGGGAACAGTGGCCGGCCCTGCTCGAAGGGCTGCAAGCGGCCTTGGAACGCGGCCAGTATGCCGTCAGCGTGTGCAGCTACGAACTGGGCGCGCACTTGCTGGCCATGCCGCCGCGCGCGGCGGATCCCGGCGCACCGCCGCTGGCGCAGGTGCTCGTCTTCGAACATTGCACCCAGCTGTCGCAGGACGAGGTGCTGCAGTGGCTGGCCGCTCGTACGCCGGCGGCGGAAACGCCGGCCGGCATCGCCGGCATCCGCGCCAACGTGGATCCGGCCGAATTCACGCGCGCGCTGCAGCGCATCCACGACTACATCGTGGCCGGCGACACCTATCAGGTCAACTATACGTATCGGCTGCGCTTCGACGCCTTCGGCTCGCCCCTGGCCCTGTATGCACGGCTGCGGGAACGCCAGCCCGTGCCGTATGGCGCGCTGGTGATGCTGCCCGATGGCGGCGCCCTGCTTTCGCTGTCGCCGGAGCTGTTCGTGCGCCATGCGCAGGGCGAACTGACGGCGCGTCCGATGAAAGGCACGGCGCCGGCGGCCCCGCCTGAACAAACGGACGAAAACGCGCGCCGCGCGGCCGTCCTGGCCAATGATCCGAAAAACCGCGCGGAAAACCTGATGATCGTCGACCTGCTGCGCAACGACATCGGCCGCATCGCCGCCACGGGCTCCGTCAAGGTACCCGCCCTGTTCCAGGTGTCGCGCTACAGCAGCGTGCTGCAGATGACGTCCACCGTGCAGGCGCGTTTGCGCGACGACGCCAGCCTGGCCGACATCTTCCAGGCCTTGTATCCGTGCGGTTCCATCACGGGCGCGCCCAAACGCCGCACCATGGAGATCATCGCCGAACTGGAACCGGCGCCGCGCGGCATCTACACGGGCGCCATCGGCTGGTTCGATCCGCCGGCCATCGGCGCGGCCCACCCGGTGGGTGACTTCTGCATGTCCGTGCCGATCCGCACCCTGGCCCTGCAGCCGGCGGGCCCTGACGGCCTGCGGCGCGGCGAGATGGGCGTGGGCGCCGGCATCGTCCTCGACAGCGACCCGCACGAGGAATTTGCGGAATGCCAGCTCAAGGCCCGCTTCCTGACGGGGCTGAGCAATGACTTCGAACTGTTCGAGACCCTGCACGCGAGCCGCGCCGGCGGCTGCCGCCAGCAGGAGCGCCACCTGGCGCGCCTGGCCGCCTCCTGTGCCTACTTCGGTTTTGCCTGGGATGCGGACGTGGCCCGCGCCGCGCTGCAGGCGGCCTGCGCCGCGCGCCCCGACGATGCGCCCTTCCGCCTGCGCCTGGCGCTGCGCCAGGACGGCCAGTTTACGACGCAAAGCGGTGCCCTGTCGCCCTTGCCGGAGACGGTCAACATCCTGCTGGCGCCCGACGCCACGAATGCCGACGACCTGTTCCTGCGCCACAAGAGCAGCGTGCGCGCGCGCTATGACGCAGCGTGGCGCGCGGCCGAGGCGCAAGGGAGCTTCGACATGCTGTTCTTTAACGAGCGGGGCGAGCTGACGGAGGGCGGGCGCAGCAATGTCTTCGTCCGGCTCGATGGCCGCTGGCACACGCCGCCCCTGTCCTGCGGCCTGCTGCCCGGCGTGCAACGCGCAGCCATGCTGGCCGATCCCGCCTGGAACGCGCAGGAAACCATCATCACGCGCGCCATGCTGGCGCGGGCCGAGGCGATCGTCGTGTGCAATGCGCTGCGCGGGGCGATGCCGGCTGCTCTTATTTAA
- a CDS encoding response regulator: MRAPASKPTILVVDDTPDNIDLLRAVLEDDYRTKIAVNGERALKIAAGSDQPDLILLDIMMPGMSGYDVCRALKADAATAGIPVIFVTAMSEVADEQLGLALGAVDYITKPISAPIVLARIKTQLAMKQMQDFLRDQNQYLETEVERRVQEVAALQDVTIHAMASLAETRDSETGNHIRRTSHYLKALAEKVRNLPRFRDFLTDKNIELLFKTAPLHDIGKVGIPDHILLKPGRFEPHEMAIMKTHTTLGRDAILAAEHELGIEVDFLKYAKEIAYSHHEKWDGSGYPQGLAGEAIPISARLMALADVYDALISRRIYKQGMDHAQAVQIIVEGRGSHFDAEIVDAFLQIQDQFIAISNRYADGVCEIADKQRQIAPYTENIS, translated from the coding sequence ATGAGAGCGCCGGCAAGCAAGCCAACCATCCTGGTAGTCGACGACACGCCAGACAATATCGATCTGCTGCGCGCGGTGCTGGAAGACGATTACCGCACCAAGATCGCCGTCAATGGCGAGCGCGCCCTGAAGATCGCCGCCGGCAGCGACCAGCCCGACCTGATCCTGCTCGACATCATGATGCCGGGCATGAGCGGTTACGATGTATGCCGCGCGCTGAAGGCCGATGCCGCCACGGCAGGCATCCCCGTGATTTTCGTGACCGCCATGAGCGAAGTGGCCGACGAGCAGCTGGGCCTGGCCCTGGGCGCCGTCGATTACATCACCAAGCCGATTTCGGCACCCATCGTGCTGGCGCGCATCAAGACGCAGCTGGCGATGAAGCAGATGCAGGATTTCCTGCGCGACCAGAACCAGTACCTGGAAACGGAAGTGGAGCGCCGCGTGCAGGAAGTGGCGGCGCTGCAGGACGTCACCATCCACGCCATGGCCTCGCTGGCCGAGACGCGCGACAGCGAGACGGGCAACCATATCCGCCGCACCTCGCACTACCTGAAGGCGCTGGCCGAGAAGGTGCGCAACTTGCCGCGTTTCCGCGATTTTTTGACGGACAAGAATATCGAACTGCTGTTCAAGACGGCGCCGCTGCACGACATCGGCAAGGTGGGCATCCCCGACCATATCCTGCTCAAGCCGGGACGTTTCGAGCCGCATGAAATGGCGATCATGAAGACGCACACCACCTTGGGACGCGACGCCATCCTGGCGGCCGAGCACGAACTGGGCATCGAAGTCGATTTCCTCAAGTATGCGAAAGAGATCGCCTACAGCCACCATGAAAAATGGGACGGCAGCGGCTACCCGCAAGGCTTGGCGGGCGAAGCCATCCCGATTTCGGCGCGCCTGATGGCGCTGGCCGACGTGTACGACGCCCTGATCAGCCGGCGCATCTACAAGCAGGGCATGGACCACGCGCAGGCCGTGCAGATCATCGTCGAGGGACGCGGTTCGCACTTCGACGCCGAGATCGTCGACGCCTTCCTGCAGATCCAGGACCAGTTCATCGCCATCTCCAACCGTTATGCCGACGGCGTATGCGAGATCGCCGACAAGCAGCGGCAGATCGCGCCCTACACCGAGAATATCAGCTGA
- a CDS encoding cysteine-rich CWC family protein yields MSQCSLCGATFQCGQTDPQASGPCWCTALPPAVPVPGSAAVGCWCPACLQAHIATLAPPVKPNVG; encoded by the coding sequence ATGAGCCAGTGCAGCCTGTGCGGCGCCACCTTCCAATGCGGCCAGACCGACCCGCAGGCCAGCGGACCGTGCTGGTGCACGGCCCTGCCGCCCGCCGTTCCCGTGCCCGGCAGCGCCGCCGTGGGCTGCTGGTGCCCCGCCTGCCTGCAAGCCCATATCGCCACCCTGGCACCTCCTGTCAAGCCTAACGTCGGCTAA
- a CDS encoding extracellular catalytic domain type 1 short-chain-length polyhydroxyalkanoate depolymerase, with amino-acid sequence MKLPLNMLAQMRTATRNLMGSGPAAATEAIQQALSAAGLTPQAAATQAPPPQPMRDINPPPAPPPAPAQARAGQPHADAAPEAASVPPTPAQAAQEFAQDFMARLGVPAGLGQHSFDMPSFELPNFHPPGFNAPAATPVEIPAGAQFIDGVYRNHAGTRSYKLYIPSSYHGQAMPLIVMLHGCTQNPDDFAAGTQMNALAEEKECFVVYPAQTQGANSSRCWNWFNAIDQQRDQGEPSLIAGIAQQVIDDYPVNEREVFVAGLSAGGAMAVIVGTLYPDLFAAVGVHSGLPFASAQDLPSALAAMKGGAMPNAQRKAPAGGVPIIVFHGDRDTTVNPRNGDELIAQGVRSQAGGKAAKAASVDGSVPNGHRYTRTTHSQADGSPLGEHWVIHGAGHAWSGGSDNGSYTDGKGPDASREMLRFFKTVS; translated from the coding sequence ATGAAACTACCTCTCAACATGTTGGCGCAGATGCGCACAGCGACCCGTAATCTGATGGGCAGCGGCCCCGCCGCCGCCACCGAAGCGATCCAGCAGGCGCTGTCTGCGGCCGGACTGACGCCGCAAGCGGCCGCCACGCAAGCGCCGCCACCGCAGCCGATGCGTGATATTAATCCGCCACCTGCGCCGCCACCTGCACCAGCGCAGGCCCGGGCCGGGCAGCCGCACGCTGACGCCGCGCCGGAAGCGGCATCGGTGCCGCCCACGCCCGCGCAGGCGGCGCAGGAGTTCGCGCAGGATTTCATGGCGCGCCTGGGCGTGCCGGCCGGCCTGGGCCAGCACAGCTTCGACATGCCCAGTTTCGAACTGCCGAATTTCCACCCGCCCGGCTTCAACGCGCCGGCCGCCACGCCGGTGGAAATCCCCGCCGGCGCGCAGTTCATCGATGGCGTGTACCGCAACCATGCGGGTACGCGTTCGTACAAGCTGTATATCCCCAGCAGCTACCACGGCCAGGCCATGCCGCTGATCGTCATGCTGCACGGCTGCACGCAAAATCCCGACGATTTCGCCGCCGGCACGCAGATGAATGCGCTGGCCGAAGAAAAGGAGTGTTTTGTCGTCTACCCGGCGCAGACGCAGGGCGCCAACAGTTCGCGCTGCTGGAACTGGTTCAACGCCATCGACCAGCAGCGCGACCAGGGCGAACCGTCGCTGATCGCCGGCATCGCCCAGCAAGTCATCGACGACTACCCGGTCAACGAGCGTGAAGTGTTCGTCGCCGGCCTGTCGGCGGGCGGCGCCATGGCCGTCATCGTCGGTACCCTGTACCCCGACCTGTTTGCCGCCGTCGGCGTGCATTCCGGCCTGCCCTTCGCCTCGGCGCAGGACTTGCCGTCGGCGCTGGCAGCCATGAAGGGCGGCGCCATGCCCAATGCCCAGCGCAAGGCGCCGGCCGGCGGCGTGCCCATCATCGTTTTTCACGGCGACCGCGACACCACCGTCAACCCGCGCAATGGCGATGAACTGATCGCGCAGGGCGTGCGCAGCCAGGCGGGCGGCAAGGCGGCCAAGGCCGCATCCGTCGACGGCAGCGTGCCGAACGGCCACCGCTACACGCGCACCACGCACAGTCAGGCCGACGGCTCGCCGCTGGGCGAACACTGGGTCATCCACGGCGCCGGCCACGCGTGGTCCGGCGGCAGCGATAACGGCAGTTATACGGACGGCAAAGGGCCGGACGCCAGCCGGGAAATGCTGCGCTTCTTCAAGACCGTCAGCTGA
- the slmA gene encoding nucleoid occlusion factor SlmA, translating into MASTPPGQRRLQILQALAAMLEQPKGEKITTAALAARLAVSEAALYRHFASKAQMFEGLIEFIESSVFGLINQIAEKHSDGMTQTRDIIGMLLNFAISNPGMTRVLIGDALVNEDERLQVRMNQFYDRVELALKQALRVAAAEGHGKESEVAARATLIVSFVIGRWHRYAKSGFKINPSQEAALQIAMLLG; encoded by the coding sequence ATGGCAAGCACACCGCCGGGCCAACGCAGGCTACAAATTCTTCAGGCCCTCGCCGCAATGCTGGAGCAGCCGAAAGGCGAAAAGATCACCACCGCCGCACTGGCGGCCAGACTGGCCGTCTCGGAAGCGGCCCTGTACCGCCATTTCGCCAGCAAGGCGCAAATGTTCGAAGGGCTGATCGAATTCATCGAGTCAAGCGTCTTCGGCCTGATCAACCAGATCGCGGAAAAGCACAGCGACGGGATGACGCAGACGCGCGACATCATCGGCATGCTGCTCAATTTCGCCATCAGCAATCCGGGCATGACGCGCGTGCTGATCGGCGATGCGCTGGTCAATGAGGACGAGCGCCTGCAAGTGCGCATGAACCAGTTCTACGACCGCGTGGAGCTGGCGCTCAAGCAGGCCTTGCGCGTGGCCGCCGCCGAAGGCCATGGCAAGGAAAGCGAAGTGGCGGCGCGCGCCACCCTGATCGTCAGCTTCGTCATCGGACGCTGGCACCGCTACGCCAAGAGCGGCTTCAAGATCAATCCCTCCCAGGAAGCGGCGCTGCAAATCGCCATGCTGCTGGGGTAA